The nucleotide window GTATGCTGAAGaacagcaatgcaaacactgcaccacactgaatGCTTCCCAACAGAAGTgcaaacactgcaccacactgcatgcttcacatcagcaatgcaaacactgcttcacactgcatgctcacaacagcaatgcaaacactgcTTCACACGGGATGCTTCACAGcagcaatgcaaacactgcaccacactgcatgcttcacaacagcaatgcaaacactgcttcacactgcatgcttcacaacagcaatgcaaacactgcTTCACACGGGATGcttcacaacagcaatgcaaacactgcaccacactgcatGCTTCACAACAGCGATGCAAACACTGCTTCACACGGGCATGcttcacaacagcaatgcaaacactgcTTCACACGGGATGcttcacaacagcaatgcaaacactgcaccacactgcatgcttcacaacagcaatgcaaacactgcaccacactgcatgcttcacaacagcaatgcaaacactgcTTCACACTGGATGCTTCACAGcagcaatgcaaacactgcaccacactgcatgcttcacaacagcaatgcaaacactgcaccacactgcatGCTTCACACGGCATGcttcacaacagcaatgcaaacactgcaCCTCACTGCATGCTTCACACGGCATGcttcacaacagcaatgcaaacactgcTTCACACGGGATGcttcacaacagcaatgcaaacactgcaccacactgcatGCTTCACAACAGCGATGCAAACACTGCTTCACACTGCATGCTTCACAGcagcaatgcaaacactgcaccacacaggtcaggcaggtacacagagGCACATCTGGATCCATTTCACATAACACAAAACGCTGATGCAAAACCACTAGACCATCTGGATCAGAGTCTGGGCCTCATGCATGTCTGATCTGTTGTTTCTTGCGGTCTTGTTTGATTGAAGTGGATCAGACACACTCTTCCCGGGGTGGGATCAAACactaatgtgtatatattttaatctgTCAAATCCATGAATGTGGTTCTTCCAGAGATTCAGCATTAAGCAGATTTAATTTTCCTTCTGCAGTGAACCCAAGCTCTCACAGCTGAGGGAAATGATGACACTCCGCCAAACCACTGGAGAGAAACTAATGCTTATAACAATCCCATCATTTATACTGCTGCTTTTGTACCAGAACAGTACCCTTGCCGTACTGCAGTACATCACTCCCTCTGTCTActctgctgttttgaaagaaaacaacatgttaTCTTGATTGTGTGTCATCAATCACAAAGCACTGCTtgtctttgaaaatgttttattttgggaaCGCTCACTGTACTAGACACTGCACTGGCTATAAAATTGTGAGGAACCCATCTCAATACACTAGGATGAGGTCCCATCTCGATACACTAGGATGAGGTCCCATCTCAATACATTAGGATGAGGTCCCATCTCAATACATTAGGATGAGGTCCCATCTCAGTACACTAGGATGAGGTCCCATCTCGATACACTAGGATGAGGTCCCATCTCAATACACTAGGATGAGGTCCCATCTCAATACACTAGGATGAGGTCCCATCTCAATACATTAGGATGAGGTCCCATCTCAGTACACTAGGATGAGGTCCCATCTCGATACACTATGATGAGGTCCCACCTCAATACATTAGGATGAGGTCCCATCTCAATACACTAGGATGAGGTCCCATCTCAATACACTAGGATGAGGTCCCATCTCAATACATTAGGATGAGGTCCCATCTCAGTACACTAGGATGAGGTCCCATCTCGATACACTATGATGAGGTCCCATCTCAATACATTAGGATGAGGTCCCATCTCAATACACTAGGATGAGGTCCCATCTCAATACACTATGATGAGGTCCCATCTCAATACATTAGGATGAGGTCTCATCTCAATACACTAGGATGAGGTCCCATCTCAATACACTAGGATGCACCTTAGTCATATTATATCCTTTTAAGATTTATGTATATATAGAAACATTGCTTAGAAAATACACTGTGTATAGAATTTATAAAATGGTTCATGTATATATAGTGTCGCAAGCAAAAGTATtcaggcagttaaaaaaatgagaaaatccACAAAGAAAATGAATTCTGTCATTTATAATTGTTCTATGGAAGCTATAAAATGATAGTAGGTATTCagcttcataataaaacaacaaattattacataacatgcataacatgaaaaaaataacatgcaaaaccTCATGTCATACTCTGATGAAAGTATCTAGTCACCTGGCCGTTAGTATTTTGCGTGCCCACTTTTTGCTTCCTTTTCAActtgcagtcttttttgtattttgaaaccagttcctggcatctttcaaGAGATATTTTTGCTCGTTCTTCAACACacacagctttgagttctgcagtcgactttgttttcctttttgcaacagcagccttcaagtcaatccacaacatctcgataCAAACactttttcgtttagttgtatcGCTGCCATTTTTATATTgctgctgtactctttagtttgaACCATTTTTGAATCACAGCTTTCCATTTTACGAATGGGTTTCAATACGAAATGTGTTGATTGGCAAAGTATGAAACAAGTTTTTGTATGTTTCtcattgtatgcatgttatgtaatactgtgctgttttattataaaactgaatatctttcaatagaacaattacaaATGATAGATATCACTGTCTTTGTGGTTTTCCTCATtgttttaactgcccaaatacttttgtctgagactttatctatatatatatatatatatatatatatatatatatatatatatatatatatatatatatacacacacacacacacacacacacacacacacacacacacacacacatatatatattaagtcTAAAAGCACAATATTTATGTAACATACAGGACACATTATGCATAGTTTATTAAAACTCTGCTGTCTATGAATACTAGATTAGGAGGCACTGTATTATTTAGAAAGGTAGCCGTTATTCATTCAttattgaaagcaaaagagatgTTTAACTGGGATTTATTCCATATTAGTGGATCAGGAGGGAGGCTAACAGGGATTGTGTTACCTTTCTAGCGCACTCAAATAATCTGTTGTCACTTCATTAATTAAAGATCTATTAAATGAGAATGCGTTAATCAGTCTGTATCTCCTTTCTcttgtgttgctttttaaaaccctgacaaatctcagagagagagagagagagagagagagagagagagagagagagagagagagagggagagagatatgTACACCCTGTCAGGATTGGAAGAGGCTGATCTCTCACACAGCACCACAGGAATCTCAAAACCTGCCTGCTTCTCTGCCAGTGTGGAATAGACATCAGATTCATCACATAACAGCTTCAGAGTCTGCTTGCTTGTGTATCAGACCGCATTCACTGCTCTCCCTGGTGAAGAAGGGTGCAGCTGCAGTGTGTGAACTTTCAGGTTCACTCTGGTAACTGTTTCGTGTGTTTCCATGCTGTGTATTTACTGTGGCCATCCCTGATCTATGCactgctttaccacacctctttcAATTTACCACACTTTGCAaccctgcctctctccctgctctgtgctgctgagacagtgaggaGGCTGTTAGTCTTTACaagcagcctccctctgctccaaCGGCAGCTATGACATCATGCATAGATTAGACAATTCTGTGACACAGTTAATATGTGGTAAGCACTTGGAGGCAATTAGGGAAATGATAGAATGTTTACCAGTGCAAAGGAACACTGTAACGCATAATTAATGAGTGCCACAGGCTGGGCATTTTGATGCTGTTGGGGATCTCAAGCTAACTGTTCAGATGAGCCTctcctgtactgtacatgtggAATGACTGGCAGGATGCAATGAAGGCTGATTAGACTGTCATGATTctcattgtttgtgttttgcattcaATTTCCTGACACTGGGCTGTCTGAAGGGAGTGGTGCAGACGTTTCATGAGGGGTTACTGGAGAGAGAGTTAGGGGACAGGGAATTGGGTTGTAACAAGCTCCCTACCAGAGCAAACACATCTTAAACACATCCAGGCAGCCAGCCTCACTCTACTTTACATTTACTACACACCTTTAAATACCTGCAAAAACATGAGGAGCTCAAAtcattccagtgtgtgtgtgtgtgtgtgtgtgcgcgggGTAGTCTatctctatgtgtgtgtctcagtctgtgcgGGGTAgtctgtttatgtgtgtgtgtgtgtgtgtgtgtgtgtgtgcctcaatgtgtgcctcagtgtgtgtgaggGGTAGTCTAtttctatgtgtgtgtctcagtctgtgcgGGGTAGTCTATTTccatgtgtgtgtctcagtgtgtgcgggGTAGTCTAtttatgtgtgaatgtgtgtgtgtatgtgcgtgtgtgtctcagtgagtgtcagtgtgtgtttgtctcagtgtgtgtgtgtgtgtgagtccaGCTCTGTGATGTCAGAGTTTCTATTTGCTACTCAAATAGCGATGAGGCTGAGGTCATGGACAGCGCTGCTGGAGAGCTGAAACCTGTAATTACTGTAACAGCCTGTATACCTGTGGGAGAGAAGGAACAGCTTGCACAACAGAACAAGAGATAAATATAGAGGGGGAGGACCCAGCTGATTGGACACACATGGGCTAGATTAGCAGAGCCTCTCCCTTGGCCCACTAATTTAAGATCACACTCGCTTGCCAGGGCCCCTGAGAAGACAGGGCCCTTCTGgaaaaaacatctaaaaaaacaCTCAGAGTCCAGCCGGTACAAACACTAACCCTTCTGTGTTCATCAGCACGCTAAACCAGGCAGCAGGGAGGGTCAGTTAAGCGCAGAGTGCACTGGAGTTAGGTAACTCTGACGTCTTCagcagaaacaacactatcgtctTGAGCCGGCACCTTGCCCCCCAGGCAGCTAACTCCAGATTACCCCTCTTAGCAAGACCCATTCTCAGTTTGAGGTTTTTATTAAAGCGATTGAGAGAGACATACTGATCTGGCAGGAGCTGGTCAGGAGGCAGCAGGAGAGAACTCTGCAGTAACACAGCACAAAGTAAATGAGAGATCTTTGTGATTCCTGATGTTACTTGATTGAGCAAGAGTCGACTTAATAGTTAGGCAACTTCTGAAGTACAAATCTAAAATGGGACGAGcgggagagaggcagagaggttACTGCTAGTCACCTGCAGTTAAACTCAGTTGCATGTATTGTTGCTCGGGAGATGGGCGCTGAGCAGACTCAGTGATAGTTCCCAGAACGAGTTGGCTCAGAGGAAAGAGAACAGAACACAGTGTAAACTCTGAGCTCAGCTCAACCTACCTCCTTCTTTCCACCCTCCTCTCAATCAGCAGTAATTCATTACCGTGTTGTCCTGTGtgattacagcagcagcagggcccTGGGGAGGAAATGTTTTTGAgaaggagcagaggaaggaagatGACATTTCCAAACCTGGATAAGCAGCCATAGACgcgtcaatgtgtgtgtgtgtgtgtgtgtgtgtgtgagagagacaggtAACACACCATGCTAATCTCTGCTAGACACAGAAGAGGCTTGTTTTTAGTTAGCGTCGGTGTGATTGAACAAGTTCTTTGTTGCTAACGAAGGTACTGCATGTCAAGCATTGTGTTTAAGTGCAGGTTAACTTGATTGAAGATGTGAGTATGAAATGGTTGTTCAGTAGCGCAGAGTGCAATTTTAGTGCACATGAGGGTGCGAGTGCAAGTGATGGAGAGTGGAGTGCTTGAGTTCTCCGCAGTGTGGAGTGTGACagtgcagactgaagcaggtcattttgatattgctttttttatatatatattgtcagaAACCTTAAACAGATAGGATTGCACTTCCTGTTGTCATTGTGCTGCAGGTCCTGAGCACTGAAggtctgcttgcctgcctgcctgcctgcctgcctgcgctgTGTTCCTGAGCCGTGTTCGTGTTCCTGTTCGTGGGGATGCTGAGTATCTGGAGGCGCTCAGTGAGCGAGGTGCAGGCTCTTCAGGCTGCGGTCAGCGTGTGTAAGAAGGCCCAGGCCTCTCTGGTCAGAGTGACCGCCTGCTTCCAGCAGTTGTTGCTGAGCGTGGGGGGGAGCTCGGACTGCAGCCAACTCCGAGAGGAACTGGAGGAGACCCGGCTCAAAGCTCACCAGATCAGCACAGGTACAGCCCTCCTTGTACTCACCTCACTGCACTGCAGGGCTCTTGTTTTAGGGGTTacattcagctggtttcacacacAACCCGATTAGCATTACTCTTACTGTGTAAGGTAGTCTAGTTCTAATAagcatctgtgaaaccagctttaGAAACACTGTTATGCACTGTGTGGAAGCAGCATGAGGATGTTTGAAAAATGACAGGGTGGTTTTTAAGGTTACCATAGACACactgttttgtttacttatttttgcaTTCATTAATAAAGCCTCCCTAAACACTGGGAGCAAGAACAAGGCTGTTGCTACAAGCTGTGGGGCAGTCTTTTTGTTTCTTGAATCACACCAGGGCTGGAAGTAATGCAGCTCAGACTTCTTCCTGACTTCTCTATGAACAGAGCCCAGCACAAAGCGTCTGTTTCAGGAGTTTGGAATATTGCTGGAGAAAAGCGAAACACTCAAGACCAAATCTAGGCTGGAGAGTGGAAGTTCAGATCAGGACCGCAGCAGTCTGATTTCTTTTAGTATGTTTTAGTTATGGAAGAATAACCTTTGGcttgtgcatgtgcgtgtgtctccCTCTGCAGGGCTGTGTTCCCGGCTGACGGCCCTGCTGATCGGTGGCCGTCTCTTCGGTGAGGAGCTGCAGGAGGTGGAGAGGCTCTGGGTCCTGTTCCTGTCCGGCCTGGAACTGCTCCAGCTAGAGCTGCGCAAGGCCTTCCACCTGCAGGCCGTGTTCCCCCTGGCCAGCCCTCAGGACAGCCGGGCGCTGGTCAACACCGGGGCGAGCGGCCGCAGTGCAGAGGTGGCAGCGCAGGCAGCGAGCGTGCAGACCCCCTGGGGCGAGGCAGAGGAAAAGGGAGAGGGGGCACCCCCGAATCTGCTCGGACACATAGCGCAGCTGGAGTCCATAGTCCAGGAGATGGTGCAGAAGGTGAACGTGCACATATGGACGGTGGTTCCTTCAGAGGAAGGCAACGGAGAGATGGAACTGGAGTTAGAGGGAGCCACTTCAGAGGAGATGCTGACCACCGACGAGGAGCAGAAAAGAGGCTGCTTCAGGGGCTGGCTTCTCTGCTTGACGTCCTGAAAACAGATACACCAGCAGAAGCAGTTGCATTTTTAACCTCAGGAGCAAAAACCTTCTAGCCAGGCTGCTGGACACCAGTACCTCTTTATTCTTAGTCTGGTAGACAAGCTTTTCCTAACCTTGAATATAGCCAGGGTGGGAATCTAATGAAGTGTCAGGGGCTCCAAATTAGCCACCAATGTGTATGCTTAGTTCAGAAATTATCAGCTCAAAACATATGGAATGGGTTACAGGGAGGATTAAAGGGTTATGCAGGGCAATTAAGTAATGAACAAAAATGCATCCAACTTCAACACTCCACTGCAGGCTGAGCAAAGAAAGTGCAAGTGGGACAAAACAAATCTGCTGAAATATTGTGCACTTAGTTAATTGAGAAGTGAATATGCACCAAGATTGACTGCTAAACTGCTAGAAAATGTCTTAATGGTACTGTACACTTCTGTAAAGTCTAAATAAAGAACAATTACTAGAACACATGCATTTGGTTCAGGAAATGTTTTGTTACAATGCTTACTCATTTAACAAAATGATATCTAAAACTCACCGGTTCTCTCCCTACTCCGATAGCGGTGATAACAGGAAGGGTCTATTTTCATAGACTGCCGTTTTCAGTTACAGTGCTAGCGTGTGGAAATCAAACAGGACCTGCCTGGTAA belongs to Polyodon spathula isolate WHYD16114869_AA chromosome 59, ASM1765450v1, whole genome shotgun sequence and includes:
- the LOC121307865 gene encoding regulator of G-protein signaling 9-binding protein-like, which produces MLSIWRRSVSEVQALQAAVSVCKKAQASLVRVTACFQQLLLSVGGSSDCSQLREELEETRLKAHQISTGLCSRLTALLIGGRLFGEELQEVERLWVLFLSGLELLQLELRKAFHLQAVFPLASPQDSRALVNTGASGRSAEVAAQAASVQTPWGEAEEKGEGAPPNLLGHIAQLESIVQEMVQKVNVHIWTVVPSEEGNGEMELELEGATSEEMLTTDEEQKRGCFRGWLLCLTS